In Pyrus communis chromosome 8, drPyrComm1.1, whole genome shotgun sequence, one genomic interval encodes:
- the LOC137742827 gene encoding secreted RxLR effector protein 161-like, with protein sequence MKDLGLADVILDVKIKRNQEGYILTQSHYIEATLRKYGHLQSKDEITPFDANSKLKKNRGDAISQREYSQVIGSLMYIMNCTRPDIAYSVSRLSRYTCNPGHDHWEALIRVLRYLKHTMNYGLHYTRYPPMLEGFTDANWISDSNDTKSTSGYVFTLGGAAISWKSSKQTCIARSTMESEFIALDMAGGEAEWLRDFWRMFPYGLNL encoded by the coding sequence atgaaagatcttggattagctgatgtgattcttgatgtaaaaataaaaagaaaccaagaagGATATATTCTTACACAGTCCCATTATATAGAAGCTACACTTAGAAAATATGGTCATTTGCAAAGTAAAGATGAAATTACTCCTTTTGATGCCAATAGCAAACTTAAGAAAAATAGAGGTGATGCTATATCTCAACGTGAATACTCACAAGTTATTGGAAGTCTTATGTACATTATGAACTGTACAAGGCCTGATATAGCATATTCAGTGAGTAGACTGAGTAGATATACATGTAATCCTGGGCATGATCATTGGGAAGCTTTAATTCGAGTATTGAGATACTTAAAGCATACAATGAATTATGGATTGCATTATACAAGGTATCCTCCTATGCTTGAAGGATTTACTGATGCGAATTGGATATCGGATAGTAATGATACAAAatccacaagtggatatgtatttACTTTGGGAGGAGCAGCAATATCTTGGAAATCTTCTAAACAAACATGCATAGCCCGATCAACTATGGAATCGGAATTTATAGCTCTTGATATGGCTGGAGGAGAAGCTGAGTGGCTAAGAGATTTTTGGAGGATGTTCCCATATGGCTTAAACCTGTAA
- the LOC137742828 gene encoding uncharacterized protein — MEQSGTKSHSEKPEKFKGGDFKRWQQKMLFYLTTLNLANVLRETVPTADGENIFSAETLTAIDAWNHNDFLCRNYILNALDDSLYDVYVVCKTAKELWELLEKKYKTEDAGSKKFVVGKFLDYKMVDSKSIVSQIKDLQKIIHDIHVEGMVINESFQVASFIEKLPPSWKEFKNYLKHKRKEMTLEDLIVRLRIEEYNRKNEKGLVSSMEAKANVVEGSSSKQRPKFQKTKKKEKHFVSGAKDTGATRHVYGDRNMFSSYQKIEGNEQLFMGNASASVVAGIGKCVLKFTSGKELTLLDVLHVPDIRKNLVSGPIIISDIHVNTIIESINAIFFEDIFPYKIGKSNLLKKRLHDDVSEVNDEPREHDDGSSSSRVQEKEELEPRRSKRTKIRKDFGPDFVTLLTETEPQSFKEAMSTPEAPFWKDTVNSEIDSIMQNHTWELVDLPPGNKPIGYKWIFKKKLKPDGTIDKYKARLVAKGYRQKHGLDFFDTYSPVTRITSIRLLIAIAALHNMEIHQMDVKTAFLNGDLDEEIYMEQPEGFVVKGQEHKVCKLVKSLYGLKQAPKQ; from the exons ATGGAACAATCGGGAACTAAATCTCATTCTGAGAAGCCTGAGAAATTTAAGGGTGGAGACTTCAAAAGATGGCAGCAGAAGATGCTGTTTTATTTGACAACTTTGAATTTGGCTAATGTTCTGCGCGAGACTGTACCTACTGCAgatggagaaaatattttttctgcaGAAACTTTAACGGCTATAGATGCCTGGAATCATAATGATTTCCTCTGCAGAAACTATATTCTTAATGCATTAGATGATTCATTGTATGATGTCTATGTAGTATGCAAAACAGCCAAGGAACTTTGGGAATTACttgagaaaaaatataaaactgaaGATGCTGGTTCGAAGAAATTTGTCGTGGGCAAATTTTTGGACTACAAAATGGTGGATTCCAAGTCCATTGTCTCTCAAATTAAAGAtctccagaaaatcatccatgacaTTCATGTTGAAGGGATGGTGATCAATGAGTCTTTCCAAGTGGCGTCCTTTATAGAAAAACTGCCACCTTCTTGGAAAGAGTTCAAGAATTATCTCAAACACAAACGTAAAGAGATGACCCTTGAGGATCTCATTGTAAGGTTGAGAATAGAGGAATATAACAGAAAGAATGAGAAGGGCCTGGTTTCGAGTATGGAAGCCAAGGCGAATGTTGTTGAAGGAAGTTCATCAAAGCAAAGGCCGAAGTTCCAGAaaactaagaagaaggaaaaacactttgtctCTGGTGCGAAAG ATACCGGTGCAACTCGCCATGTGTATGGTGACAGAAATATGTTCTCTTCGTACCAGAAAATCGAGGGAAACGAGCAGCTGTTTATGGGAAATGCATCCGCATCTGTTGTGGCTGGAATAGGGAAATGTGTTCTGAAATTCACTTCTGGAAAGGAATTAACCCTCCTTGATGTGCTACATGTCCCCGATATAAGGAAGAATCTTGTTTCTGGTCCTATCATTA TCAGTGATATACATGTCAATACTATTATAGAATCTATAAATGCAATATTTTTTGAGGATATATTTCCATACAAAATAGGCAAgtctaatttattgaaaaagagATTACATGATGATGTATCTGAGGTTAATGACGAACCTAGAGAACATGATGATGGTTCATCCTCGTCTagagttcaagaaaaagaagaacttgaacctagaaggagtaaaaggacaaaaattcgAAAGGACTTTGGGCCTGATTTTGTGACCTTATTAACCGAGACAGAACCTCAATCATTCAAGGAGGCCATGTCCACTCCTGAAGCTCCATTTTGGAAGGATACGGTTAACAGTGAGATAGATTCCATTATGCAAAATCATACATGGGAATTAGTCGATTTGCCCCCTGGCAATAAGCCAATTGGGTACAAATGGATctttaagaagaaattaaaacctGATGGTACGATTGACAAATATAAGGCTCGTTTGGTAGCTAAAGGATACCGTCAAAAACATGGTTTGGATTTCTTTGATACATACTCGCCTGTAACGAGAATTACGTCAATAAGACTGTTGATTGCTATAGCTGCACTCCATAACATGgaaatacatcaaatggatgtaaagacTGCATTCTTAAATGGAGACTTAGATgaggaaatatatatggaacaaCCCGAGGGGTTTGTGGTTAAAGGTCAAGAGCACAAAGTTTGTAAACTTGTGAAATCACTATATGGGCTTAAACAAGCTCCAAAGCAATGA